The following coding sequences are from one Oncorhynchus kisutch isolate 150728-3 linkage group LG23, Okis_V2, whole genome shotgun sequence window:
- the LOC109877826 gene encoding LOW QUALITY PROTEIN: ornithine decarboxylase antizyme 2-like (The sequence of the model RefSeq protein was modified relative to this genomic sequence to represent the inferred CDS: deleted 1 base in 1 codon), whose protein sequence is MVKSNLQRILNSHCFAREKEGKPQFCTTMADLSSNVNICDMIGNLSLHCCSTRGPGPLWCSDAPLPPLKIPGGRGNGQRDHTPSARPLYSDRKLTVTEEPAGNGRPGILRFQSRPTVSKVIHWGAVLSGNALYVEIPMDPLPEGSKESFAALLEYAEEHLEVVSVFVCFYKNRDDRAKLVRTFSFLGFEIVKPGHALVPLRPDVFFMAYNFDKDSSSDED, encoded by the exons ATGGTAAAATCCAACCTCCAGCGGATCTTAAACAGTCATTGCTTTGCTCGCGAGAAAGAAGGAAAACCACAGTTCTGTACTACAATGGCGGATTTAAGTAGTAACGTTAATATTTGTGACATGATTGGCAA CCTGTCCCTACACTGTTGTAGTACCCGCGGTCCGGGGCCTCTGTGGTGCTCC GATGCCCCTCTCCCACCCCTGAAGATCCCAGGTGGGCGAGGGAATGGTCAACGGGATCACACTCCTTCAGCTCGGCCGCTCTACTCT GACCGGAAGTTGACTGTGACAGAGGAGCCGGCAGGGAACGGTCGCCCCGGGATACTCCGCTTCCAGAGCCGCCCCACTGTTTCCAAGGTGATCCACTGGGGCGCTGTGCTGAGCGGGAACGCTCTATATGTGGAGATACCGATGGACCCGCTCCCCGAGGGCAGCAAGGAGAG ttttGCGGCTCTTTTGGAGTATGCGGAAGAACATCTTGAAGTTGTCAGCGTGTTCGTCTGCTTTTACAAGAATAGAGATGATCGCG CTAAACTTGTGCGCACATTCAGCTTTCTGGGCTTCGAGATAGTGAAACCGGGCCATGCCCTTGTCCCACTCCGACCTGACGTTTTCTTCATGGCCTACAACTTCGACAAGGACTCCTCCTCCGATGAGGATTAG